A single genomic interval of Symphalangus syndactylus isolate Jambi chromosome 18, NHGRI_mSymSyn1-v2.1_pri, whole genome shotgun sequence harbors:
- the LOC129468317 gene encoding protein mago nashi homolog, translating to MIRKEAYIYKSMMEELKRIINGSEITKQCDALWPPPDQEELEIVIGYERVSFTTSKIGSLIDVKQSKDSEALRIVYDLVHDQEVSGLHCY from the coding sequence ATGATCAGAAAAGAGGCTTACATATATAAAAGTATGATGGAGGAACTGAAGAGAATAATTAATGGCAGTGAAATTACCAAACAGTGTGATGCTCTGTGGCCTCCTCCTGACCAGGAGGAACTTGAAATCGTCATTGGATATGAACGCGTTTCTTTTACAACATCTAAAATTGGTTCCCTTATTGATGTTAAGCAATCCAAGGATTCAGAAGCCTTAAGAATAGTTTATGATCTTGTTCATGACCAGGAAGTATCTGGTCTTCATTGTTACTGA